From Asterias rubens chromosome 3, eAstRub1.3, whole genome shotgun sequence, the proteins below share one genomic window:
- the LOC117287803 gene encoding uncharacterized protein LOC117287803, producing the protein MARWEQMLLVLALLVVAVTNSAPVEEINKETPASELLTKETETLGVESKYPVQIEDVEEEKTSQETKEGAIAKESPEEVEGSGVSSEEEKEEVVTPNKEIVDYRDIEVDDGSDVINENNEVSYAAGLFDDNFDDYRLDEQEARELLRELSDPAQVALFIMESDDVTGFLKAVGMLLEQRFISEEYAFFVKEAVSQELEELLMLQDQELFGNPMGLQNPVDPDYVEEILNRPAPYNPQDYMDYPMPYEETYPESVDYEMFQKPYSEETIALSEIANIVADQIENGEMSTDRGERIIDILSQLLPESFWNEGEISEEMMQEMGQDFSNLYPSMPIGDGYQTFEDEEDEPLPGGNRHVKEEVVVDKEGRPVAEVLQTIEEQETGDVLDGEDAKEAEEELEKELEEIEPEEQDDFEQALQDVEAIATAEEESKDDLDDEMVDAADDNSAWKDLVLLLDEGKVSDELLKELGIFNKDLDLRGELD; encoded by the exons GAGACAGAAACGTTGGGTGTTGAGAGCAAATATCCTGTTCAAATCGAAGATGTCGAAGAGGAGAAAacgtctcaagaaacaaaag agggcgctattgcgAAAGAGTCACCAGAGGAAGTAGAAGGATCAGGGGTTTCATCGGAAGAGGAAAAGGAGGAGGTAGTCACGCCCAACAAAGAAATCGTCGACTACAGAGATATAGAGGTTGATGACGgaagtgacgtcatcaatgaaaATAATGAAGTGTCCTACGCTGCAG GTTTATTCGACGATAACTTCGATGATTACCGTCTCGACGAACAAGAAGCCAGGGAACTCCTACGAGAACTTAGTGATCCCGCACAGGTGGCGCTATTCATCATGGAGTCCGATGACGTCACGGGTTTCTTGAAGGCAGTTGGCATGCTCCTTGAACAGAGATTT ATCAGTGAGGAATACGCGTTCTTCGTCAAGGAGGCAGTCTCTCAAGAGCTGGAAGAACTATTGATGCTTCAAGACCAAGAACTCTTCGGTAACCCCATGGGTCTTCAGAACCCCGTGGATCCAGATTAT GTTGAGGAGATTTTGAACCGACCTGCCCCGTACAACCCTCAAGACTACATGGACTATCCCATGCCATACGAGGAGACATATCCTGAGTCTGTGGACTATGAGATGTTCCAGAAACCCTACTCCGAAG AGACTATTGCACTGTCCGAGATTGCTAACATTGTTGCCGACCAAATTGAAAATGGTGAGATGTCAACAGACAGAGGCGAAAGAATTATAG ACATCCTCTCACAGCTTCTCCCGGAAAGCTTCTGGAACGAAGGAGAAATCTCAGAAGAAATGATGCAAGAAATGGGACAAGATTTCTCCAACCTCTACCCGTCCATGCCTATTGGAGACGGCTACCAAACCTTTGAAGATGAAGAAGACGAACCACTTCCCGGTGGAAATAGACACGTCAAGGAAGAGGTGGTAGTAGACAAGGAAGGTCGACCCGTTGCTGAGGTGCTCCAAACCATAGAAGAGCAGGAGACGGGAGACGTATTGGATGGAGAAGATGCTAAAGAAGCCGAAGAGGAACTTGAGAAAGAGCTGGAGGAGATCGAACCGGAGGAACAAGATGATTTTGAACAAGCACTTCAAG ATGTTGAGGCAATTGCAACGGCTGAGGAGGAGTCTAAAGATGACCTTGATGACGAGATGGTTGATGCCGCTGATGACAATTCTGCATGGAAGGACCTTGTATTGCTTCTTGATGAAG gaaAAGTTTCAGACGAGTTACTGAAAGAGCTTGGAATTTTCAACAAAGATCTGGATTTAAGGGGCGAATTGGACTAA